One part of the Raphanus sativus cultivar WK10039 chromosome 7, ASM80110v3, whole genome shotgun sequence genome encodes these proteins:
- the LOC108814553 gene encoding GDP-fucose transporter 1 produces the protein MSSSRSDSSKPHYATSSLVIGYALCSSLLAVINKFAITYFNYPGLLTALQYLTSAVGVWLLGKLGFLRHDAFAWDTAKKFLPAALVFYLAIFTNTNLLRHANVDTFIVFRSLTPLLVAVADTLFRGQPRPSRLTFLSLLVILAGAVGYVANDSAFTLTAYSWALAYLVTITTEMVYIKHMVSTLELNTWGLVLYNNLLSLMIAPFFWFLTGEHAEVFTAVNANGGNVFEPVAFFAVALSCVFGFLISFFGFAARKAISATAFTVTGVVNKFLTVVINVVIWDKHATPFGLVCLLVTICGGVGYQQSVTVAKKPTNGPSNNADKGEDDESMELIPGKVATNV, from the coding sequence ATGTCCTCCTCCCGATCCGATTCCAGCAAGCCACACTACGCGACGAGCAGCCTCGTGATCGGCTACGCCCTCTGCTCCAGCCTCCTCGCCGTCATCAACAAGTTCGCCATCACCTACTTCAACTACCCTGGCCTCCTCACCGCCCTCCAGTACCTAACCTCCGCCGTCGGCGTCTGGCTCCTCGGCAAACTAGGGTTCCTCCGCCACGACGCCTTCGCCTGGGACACCGCCAAGAAGTTCCTCCCCGCCGCCCTCGTCTTCTACCTCGCCATCTTCACCAACACCAACCTCCTCCGCCACGCCAACGTCGACACCTTCATCGTCTTCCGTTCCCTCACCCCTCTCCTCGTCGCCGTCGCCGACACCCTCTTCCGCGGCCAGCCGCGTCCCTCCAGGCTCACGTTCCTCTCTCTCCTCGTCATCCTCGCCGGCGCTGTAGGGTACGTCGCTAACGACTCGGCTTTCACTCTCACCGCTTATTCCTGGGCCTTGGCTTACCTCGTCACCATCACCACCGAGATGGTTTACATCAAGCACATGGTCTCCACCCTCGAACTCAACACCTGGGGGTTGGTTCTGTATAACAACCTCTTGTCGCTGATGATCGCGCCGTTTTTCTGGTTCCTCACGGGAGAACACGCGGAGGTTTTCACGGCGGTGAATGCTAACGGAGGGAACGTGTTCGAGCCGGTTGCGTTCTTCGCTGTGGCCTTGTCCTGTGTGTTTGGTTTCCTCATTAGCTTCTTCGGGTTCGCTGCTAGGAAAGCTATCTCCGCCACTGCTTTTACCGTGACGGGGGTTGTGAACAAGTTCTTGACTGTTGTGATTAATGTTGTGATTTGGGATAAGCACGCGACTccgtttggtttggtttgtttgCTTGTTACCATCTGTGGAGGTGTTGGTTATCAGCAGTCTGTTACAGTGGCTAAGAAGCCGACCAATGGTCCGTCGAACAATGCCGACAAGGGTGAGGATGATGAGTCGATGGAGTTGATTCCGGGGAAAGTAGCTACTAATGTATGA
- the LOC108814884 gene encoding 26S proteasome regulatory subunit 8 homolog A-like, with translation MAAVGVESRHRPETAMEEACNAKGAVAAKQGEGLKQYYLQHIHELQRLLRQKTNNLNRLEAQRNELNSRVRMLREELQLLQEPGSYVGEVVKVMGKNKVLVKVHPEGKYVVDIDKSIDINKITPSTRVALRNDSYVLHLVLPSKVDPLVNLMKVEKVPDSTYDMIGGLDQQIKEIKEVIELPIKHPELFESLGIAQPKGVLLYGPPGTGKTLLARAVAHHTDCTFIRVSGSELVQKYIGEGSRMVRELFVMAREHAPSIIFMDEIDSIGSARMESGSGNGDSEVQRTMLELLNQLDGFEASNKIKVLMATNRIDILDQALLRPGRIDRKIEFPNPNEDSRFDILKIHSRKMNLMRGIDLKKIAEKMNGASGAELKAVCTEAGMFALRERRVHVTQEDFEMAVAKVMKKDTEKNMSLRKLWK, from the exons ATGGCGGCCGTAGGAGTCGAGTCGAGGCATCGTCCCGAGACAGCGATGGAGGAAGCCTGCAACGCCAAGGGAGCTGTGGCGGCGAAACAAGGGGAAGGTCTTAAGCAGTACTACCTCCAGCACATCCACGAGCTTCAGCGCCTGCTCCGCCAGAAAACCAACAACCTCAATCGCCTCGAAGCTCAGAGGAATGAACTCAATTCTCGAG TACGAATGCTCAGAGAAGAGTTGCAGCTGCTTCAGGAACCAGGTTCCTATGTGGGTGAAGTGGTTAAAGTGATGGGAAAAAACAAGGTCTTAGTTAAG GTTCATCCTGAGGGGAAGTACGTTGTTGATATTGACAAAAGTATTGACATAAACAAGATCACACCCTCGACAAGAGTTGCTCTCCGTAATGATAGCTATGTTCTTCACCTGGTTCTGCCAAGTAAAGTCGATCCCCTGGTCAACCTTATGAAAGTTGAGAAGGTTCCTGACTCCACATATGACATGATTGGTGGTCTTGACCAGCAAATTAAGGAAATCAAGGAG GTCATTGAGCTGCCAATCAAGCATCCTGAATTGTTTGAGTCTCTTGGAATTGCGCAGCCTAAG GGTGTGTTGTTATATGGTCCACCTGGAACTGGGAAGACACTTTTGGCTCGAGCTGTGGCACATCACACTGACTGTACCTTCATCAGAGTTTCTGGTTCCGAGCTGGTCCAGAAATACATCGGAGAAGGTTCTAGAATGGTCAGAGAGCTTTTTGTGATGGCAAG GGAGCATGCACCATCAATCATCTTCATGGATGAAATCGATAGTATCGGGTCTGCTCGTATGGAATCTGGAAGTGGAAACGGTGACAGTGAGGTGCAACGGACTATGCTTGAGCTTCTCAATCAACTTGATGGATTCGAAGCATCAAACAAAATCAAG GTTTTGATGGCAACAAACCGTATTGATATTCTGGATCAAGCTCTTCTCAGGCCAGGAAGGATTGATAGGAAAATTGAATTCCCCAATCCTAATGAAGAT TCACGTTTTGATATCTTGAAGATTCACTCGAGGAAGATGAATTTGATGCGTGGAATTGACCTGAAAAAGATTGCTGAGAAGATGAATGGTGCTTCCGGTGCTGAACTGAAG GCTGTGTGCACGGAAGCGGGAATGTTTGCTCTGAGGGAGAGGAGAGTACACGTGACACAGGAAGACTTTGAAATGGCGGTGGCGAAGGTAATGAAGAAAGACACAGAGAAGAACATGTCTCTGCGTAAGCTCTGGAAGTAG
- the LOC108815242 gene encoding GTP-binding nuclear protein Ran-2-like — MALPNQQTVDYPSFKLVIVGDGGTGKTTFVKRHLTGEFEKKYEPTIGVEVHPLDFFTNCGKIRFYCWDTAGQEKFGGLRDGYYIHGQCAVIMFDVTARLTYKNVPTWHRDLCRVCENIPIVLCGNKVDVKNRQVKAKQVTFHRKKNLQYYEISAKSNYNFEKPFLYLARKLAGDPNLHFVESPALAPPEVHIDVTEQQRNEADLIAAAAQPLPDDDDDAFE; from the exons ATG GCTCTACCAAACCAGCAAACCGTAGATTATCCTAGCTTCAAGCTCGTCATTGTCGGTGATGGAGGCACAGGGAAGACAACCTTTGTCAAGAGACATCTCACTGGAGAATTTGAGAAGAAATATGAAC CTACTATTGGTGTGGAGGTTCATCCTCTAGATTTCTTCACAAACTGTGGCAAGATCCGTTTCTACTGCTGGGATACTGCTGGTCAAGAGAAGTTCGGTGGCCTTAGAGACGGTTACTA cATCCACGGTCAGTGTGCAGTAATCATGTTCGATGTGACAGCGCGGCTCACATACAAGAACGTGCCCACGTGGCACAGAGATCTCTGCCGTGTGTGTGAGAACATCCCGATTGTTTTATGCGGGAACAAAGTTGATGTGAAGAACAGGCAAGTCAAGGCCAAGCAGGTGACGTTTCACAGGAAGAAGAATCTTCAGTACTACGAGATATCTGCCAAGAGCAACTACAACTTCGAGAAGCCCTTCTTGTACCTCGCTAGGAAGCTTGCCGGCGACCCTAACCTTCACTTTGTCGAGTCTCCCGCTCTTGCTCCCCCTGAGGTTCACATTGACGTTACCGAGCAGCAGAGGAACGAGGCTGATCTCATTGCAGCCGCAGCTCAGCCTCTccctgatgatgatgatgacgctTTTGAGTAA
- the LOC108814918 gene encoding SPX domain-containing protein 1: MKFGKSLSNQIEQTLPEWRDKFLSYKDLKKRLKLIASKSGDRPAKRLRLDSSSGGEMSKEEMSFVQLLEDELEKFNNFFVEKEEEYIIRLKELRDRIIKAKENMMSIRKEIVDLHGEMVLLENYSALNYTGLVKILKKYDKRTGDLMRLPYIQKVLRQPFYTTDLLYKLIKESEAMLDRYFPDGTESSSSSANNAQAEHELVESLHMKSTIAALRVLQEIRSKSSTVSVFSLPPLQLNGVDDTWKKIPLMEQEAK, encoded by the exons atgaaGTTTGGTAAGAGTCTGAGCAATCAGATAGAGCAGACACTCCCTGAATGGCGCGACAAGTTCTTGTCTTACAAAGACCTCAAGAAGCGTCTCAAACTCATCGCCTCCAAATCCGGCGATCGTCCCGCCAAACGTCTTCGACTAGACTCCTCCTCCGGCGGAGAAATGTCGAAAGAAGAGATGAGTTTCGTCCAGTTGCTAGAGGACGAGTTGGAGAAATTCAATAATTTCTTCGTCGAGAAGGAGGAAGAGTATATCATCAGATTAAAG gaattGAGAGATAGGATAATCAAAGCAAAGGAGAACATGATGAGCATAAGGAAAGAGATTGTTGATCTCCACGGAGAGATGGTTCTCCTCGAGAACTACAGTGCTCTCAACTACACAGGATTGGTTAAGATACTGAAGAAGTACGACAAGCGAACCGGCGATCTCATGCGTTTGCCTTACATCCAGAAAGTTCTTCGGCAACCTTTCTACACTACAGACTTGTTGTACAAGCTCATCAAAGAATCAGAGGCAATGCTTGACCGCTACTTCCCCGATGGAAcagagtcttcttcttcttctgccaACAACGCCCAAGCAGAGCACGAGTTGGTGGAGAGCCTCCACATGAAAAGTACAATCGCTGCCTTGCGTGTTTTGCAAGAAATCAGGAGTAAAAGCTCTACGGTGAGCGTCTTCTCGCTGCCGCCGCTCCAGTTAAACGGAGTGGACGACACGTGGAAGAAGATTCCCTTGATGGAGCAAGAAGCCAAATAG
- the LOC108814176 gene encoding uncharacterized protein LOC108814176, with product MLLRSASTPLLNSLVHASSPRESSPIEAESVHQIQRPRSLMLSSSSSCCCYSPMSVHSSDESARRMKRTASESDLRHLTSTKPSKFLSGGGGALMEDVEEGIGFGLIRTSSYDGLSWSLEEDGTEVSGGCGGGGRVIHGGGNGDGSDGEDGGDDSTDVHYRKMIEANPGNGIFLSNYAKFLKEVRKDYLKAEEYCGRAILTNPNDGNVLAMYAELVWTIHKDSSRAESYFNRAVAAAPDDCYVQASYARFLWDADEEEEEGHEKEFEPQTSRMSFYTGPSPITAMS from the exons ATGCTCTTACGAAGCGCGTCGACTCCACTCCTCAACTCGCTGGTCCATGCCTCGAGCCCGAGGGAATCATCTCCAATCGAAGCCGAATCTGTTCACCAGATCCAACGGCCCAGATCACTGAtgctctcttcctcttcctcctgcTGTTGTTACAGCCCGATGTCCGTCCACTCGAGCGACGAATCCGCGAGGAGGATGAAACGGACGGCGTCGGAGAGCGATCTACGTCATCTGACGTCGACTAAGCCGAGTAAGTTCCTCAGCGGCGGCGGCGGTGCTCTGATGGAGGACGTGGAAGAAGGAATCGGGTTCGGACTTATACGCACGTCTTCTTATGATGGATTGAGCTGGAGTCTGGAGGAGGATGGTACTGAGGTTAGCGGCGGTTGCGGTGGTGGTGGTCGGGTTATCCACGGCGGAGGAAACGGCGACGGATCGGACGGTGAGGATGGAGGAGATGATAGCACAGACGTTCACTATCGTAAGATGATTGAAGCGAATCCAGGAAACGGGATTTTTCTCAGCAATTACGCTAAGTTCTTGAAAGAG GTTCGAAAAGATTACTTGAAAGCAGAGGAGTATTGCGGGAGAGCGATTCTGACGAATCCTAACGATGGGAATGTTCTGGCAATGTACGCTGAATTGGTGTGGACTATCCATAAGGATTCGTCTCGTGCTGAGTCTTACTTCAATCGAGCTGTTGCAGCTGCTCCTGATGACTG TTATGTACAAGCTTCATATGCGCGGTTTCTTTGGGATGCggatgaggaggaagaagagggaCATGAAAAAGAATTTGAGCCTCAGACTTCTCGAATGAGTTTCTACACTGGTCCTTCTCCAATTACGGCCATGTCTTAA